One region of Demequina sp. TMPB413 genomic DNA includes:
- a CDS encoding sodium-translocating pyrophosphatase, which yields MHLATVPGLEFGQSSVVIVVVIGVVAAAALLLSWTLRQQVLSARDGTSKMQEIAKAIQEGAAAFLNRQLRTLIVFAAVVFGLLFLLPGDTGVRIGRSLFFLLGAFCSASIGYMGMWLAVRANVRVASAATEPGGREKGARIAFRTGGAVGMGVVGQGLAGAAAVVFIFREDAPAVLEGFGFGAALLAMFMRVGGGIFTKAADVGADLVGKVENHIPEDDPRNPATIADNVGDNVGDCAGMAADLFESYAVTLVAALILGKVAFGEEGLIFPLIVTSVGALTAALGVFMTKVREGEPGLRAINRGFYTSAAVGAVLSAIAAFVYLPSSFSEFNGSSLADLEADPRVVATVAVFIGIGLAGAILWLTGYFTDTASKPTKRVAETSRTGAATVVLSGIGLGLESAVYTATVIAGAIVILYFVAAGSLSLALFLVALAGCGLLTTVGVIVAMDTFGPVSDNAQGIAEMSGEVDEEASQILTDLDAVGNTTKAITKGIAIATAVLAATALYGSYSDAVNEAIASAAASTSDFTYEIIDPLTLVGVIIGGATVFLFSGLAIDAVTRAAGAIVFEVRRQFREMPGIMTGEQRPEYGRVVDICTRDSLRELTTPGLLAAMAPIFVGFGLGVGALAGFLAGAIGTGVLMAVFLSNSGGAWDNAKKIVEDGKYGGKNSPAHEATVIGDTIGDPFKDTAGPAINPLLKVMNLVALLIAPAVVALSYGDGANPWLRWGIAIVAAGIAVFAVATASRRSHAGGLELEGDEAAEAEGHGEREARARL from the coding sequence TGCATTTGGCCACTGTCCCCGGCCTGGAATTCGGTCAGTCAAGTGTCGTCATTGTGGTGGTCATCGGCGTCGTCGCCGCGGCCGCTCTGTTGTTGTCGTGGACGCTACGACAACAAGTGCTGAGCGCTCGCGATGGCACGTCCAAGATGCAGGAGATCGCGAAGGCGATCCAGGAGGGCGCCGCAGCGTTCCTCAACCGCCAACTGCGCACGCTCATCGTGTTCGCGGCGGTGGTCTTTGGATTGCTCTTCTTGCTGCCAGGCGACACGGGGGTGCGCATCGGCCGTTCGCTCTTCTTCCTGCTGGGCGCCTTTTGTTCCGCCTCCATCGGCTATATGGGCATGTGGCTTGCCGTGCGCGCCAACGTGCGGGTGGCCTCTGCCGCGACAGAGCCAGGTGGCCGCGAGAAGGGAGCGCGCATCGCGTTCCGTACCGGCGGAGCCGTCGGCATGGGTGTGGTGGGTCAGGGCCTCGCTGGTGCAGCGGCCGTCGTCTTCATTTTCCGCGAGGACGCGCCGGCTGTGCTTGAGGGCTTCGGCTTTGGCGCAGCGCTCCTGGCCATGTTCATGCGCGTGGGTGGAGGCATCTTCACCAAAGCGGCCGACGTTGGCGCCGACTTGGTGGGCAAGGTCGAGAACCACATCCCTGAAGACGACCCCCGCAACCCCGCGACGATCGCCGACAACGTGGGCGACAACGTCGGCGACTGTGCAGGCATGGCCGCCGACCTCTTCGAGTCGTACGCCGTGACGCTCGTGGCGGCGCTCATCCTCGGCAAGGTGGCCTTCGGCGAAGAAGGCCTCATCTTCCCGCTCATTGTGACGTCGGTAGGCGCGCTCACCGCCGCACTTGGCGTGTTCATGACCAAGGTGCGCGAGGGCGAGCCCGGGCTGCGCGCCATCAACAGGGGCTTCTACACTTCGGCTGCCGTGGGGGCCGTGCTGTCTGCCATCGCGGCGTTCGTGTACCTGCCCAGCTCGTTCAGCGAGTTCAATGGCTCCTCCCTCGCTGACTTGGAAGCCGACCCCCGCGTCGTCGCGACGGTGGCCGTCTTCATCGGCATCGGCCTCGCGGGCGCGATCTTGTGGCTGACGGGATACTTCACCGACACCGCATCGAAGCCTACCAAGCGCGTGGCGGAGACGTCGCGCACAGGCGCGGCGACCGTGGTCCTCTCAGGCATCGGGCTGGGCCTTGAGTCCGCCGTCTACACCGCGACGGTCATCGCTGGCGCGATTGTCATCTTGTACTTCGTCGCCGCGGGTTCGCTGTCGCTCGCGCTGTTCTTGGTGGCCCTTGCTGGCTGCGGGCTGCTCACCACCGTCGGCGTCATTGTCGCGATGGACACCTTTGGCCCGGTGAGCGACAACGCCCAAGGCATCGCAGAGATGTCGGGGGAGGTCGACGAGGAGGCCTCGCAGATCCTCACCGACCTCGACGCGGTGGGCAACACCACCAAGGCGATCACCAAGGGCATTGCTATTGCGACAGCCGTGCTCGCCGCGACGGCGCTCTACGGCTCGTACTCAGATGCGGTCAACGAGGCCATCGCTTCTGCGGCGGCATCCACGAGCGACTTCACCTACGAGATCATTGACCCGCTGACCCTGGTGGGCGTGATCATTGGCGGCGCGACCGTGTTCCTGTTCTCGGGTCTCGCGATCGACGCGGTCACGAGGGCAGCGGGCGCGATCGTGTTCGAGGTGCGCCGGCAGTTCCGGGAGATGCCTGGCATCATGACGGGCGAGCAGCGGCCGGAGTACGGGCGCGTCGTTGACATCTGCACGCGTGACTCGCTGCGGGAACTCACGACGCCCGGCTTGCTGGCGGCGATGGCGCCCATCTTCGTCGGCTTCGGCCTGGGCGTCGGTGCCTTGGCAGGGTTCCTTGCCGGCGCGATCGGCACCGGCGTGCTCATGGCCGTGTTCCTGTCCAACTCCGGTGGGGCATGGGACAACGCCAAGAAGATCGTCGAGGACGGCAAGTACGGCGGCAAGAACTCGCCGGCCCACGAGGCCACCGTCATCGGCGACACGATCGGGGACCCCTTCAAGGACACGGCCGGTCCCGCGATCAACCCGTTGCTCAAGGTCATGAACCTGGTGGCCCTGCTCATCGCGCCGGCCGTGGTGGCGCTGAGTTACGGCGATGGGGCAAACCCGTGGCTTCGGTGGGGCATCGCGATCGTCGCAGCAGGCATCGCCGTGTTCGCGGTGGCGACGGCTTCCCGGCGTTCGCACGCAGGGGGCCTTGAGCTTGAGGGCGACGAGGCCGCCGAGGCAGAAGGTCACGGAGAACGGGAAGCGCGGGCGCGGCTTTAG
- a CDS encoding MFS transporter, which translates to MTRSVSPLAGVVGALVVVEATSGVIQGYYTPLLSDVARHLDINDAQVNWFEAAQLLLSAIVVPLLARLGDIVGHRKVLIGSLAVTGAASWAIAFAPSFWLFTLVWAIQGFYVVWLPMNVAIIHARARKHPNTAELTRKGAGIIVVALEAGAIGGALLAGQFGLLFSDRLWISLSIPALFVTVAFFVVLFKVPDPGTRGEGGIDLAGTVLLSLSLLAITGGLALVRLDGVTVWVIGMILVGGALMWLFVRKELGHDEPVIDMRLLARPTVWPVVLTSALFGVSVLGAQGPLSTFAATDPAEVGYGLGLDSANRSYLIGAYVFSLLVGAAVFARVSRMIAPRQVLMGASTMVAVGYLALVPFHGSVLIVASCMVVAGLGSGALVAALPAMAAAAAPPHQTGVATGLTNTTKTLGGAFASAIFALALASGVDPETTTAASLTGYQTVWIICGVTAVGAVIALVTVPKVAFTNADPDAMGLSLEAVGAPEPRNHNGTDR; encoded by the coding sequence ATGACACGCTCGGTCTCGCCCCTGGCAGGGGTGGTGGGCGCGCTCGTGGTGGTCGAGGCCACCTCTGGCGTGATCCAGGGCTACTACACGCCGTTGCTCAGCGACGTAGCGCGGCACCTCGACATCAACGACGCTCAAGTCAATTGGTTCGAGGCGGCGCAGTTGTTGCTGAGCGCCATCGTGGTACCGCTGCTGGCCCGGCTGGGTGACATCGTGGGGCATCGCAAGGTGCTCATCGGCTCGCTCGCCGTGACAGGGGCGGCATCGTGGGCGATCGCGTTTGCGCCGTCGTTCTGGCTGTTCACTCTCGTGTGGGCCATTCAGGGCTTCTACGTGGTCTGGCTACCCATGAACGTGGCGATCATTCACGCGCGGGCGCGCAAGCACCCGAACACGGCCGAACTGACGCGCAAGGGTGCAGGGATCATCGTCGTGGCTCTCGAGGCGGGCGCCATTGGAGGCGCCTTGCTCGCCGGCCAGTTTGGCCTGTTGTTCTCTGACCGGCTCTGGATCAGTCTGTCCATTCCCGCCCTGTTCGTGACCGTCGCCTTCTTTGTGGTGCTCTTCAAGGTGCCCGATCCAGGAACGAGGGGTGAGGGCGGCATCGACTTGGCAGGCACCGTGCTGCTCAGCCTTTCGTTGCTTGCGATCACCGGTGGTCTTGCGCTCGTGCGGCTCGATGGCGTGACCGTCTGGGTGATCGGCATGATCCTCGTGGGCGGCGCGCTCATGTGGCTGTTCGTGCGCAAGGAGCTCGGCCACGACGAGCCGGTCATTGACATGCGGTTGCTCGCGCGGCCGACGGTGTGGCCAGTTGTGCTCACGTCGGCGCTTTTCGGGGTGTCGGTCTTGGGCGCTCAAGGGCCGCTGTCGACTTTCGCGGCGACCGACCCCGCCGAGGTGGGTTACGGGCTTGGACTCGACTCGGCCAACAGGTCGTATCTCATTGGTGCGTACGTGTTCTCCCTGCTGGTAGGAGCCGCAGTCTTTGCTCGCGTGTCGCGGATGATCGCGCCGCGGCAGGTGCTCATGGGCGCCTCCACGATGGTCGCGGTGGGCTACCTCGCGCTGGTGCCCTTCCACGGCTCTGTGCTGATCGTCGCCTCCTGCATGGTGGTGGCGGGGCTTGGCTCCGGCGCCCTGGTGGCCGCTTTGCCTGCGATGGCCGCGGCTGCTGCGCCGCCTCACCAGACCGGCGTGGCGACGGGGCTCACCAACACCACCAAGACGCTGGGCGGTGCGTTCGCTTCCGCCATCTTCGCCCTCGCGCTCGCCTCTGGCGTCGACCCTGAAACGACCACCGCGGCTTCGCTGACCGGCTACCAGACCGTGTGGATCATCTGCGGCGTGACGGCTGTTGGCGCCGTGATCGCGCTCGTCACCGTGCCCAAGGTGGCGTTCACCAACGCCGATCCCGACGCCATGGGGCTTTCGCTCGAGGCGGTCGGCGCGC